From the genome of Cynocephalus volans isolate mCynVol1 chromosome 14, mCynVol1.pri, whole genome shotgun sequence, one region includes:
- the SNRNP200 gene encoding U5 small nuclear ribonucleoprotein 200 kDa helicase — translation MADVTARSLQYEYKANSNLVLQADRSLIDRTRRDEPTGEVLSLVGKLEGTRMGDKAQRTKPQMQEERRAKRRKRDEDRHDINKMKGYTLLSEGIDEMVGIIYKPKTKETRETYEVLLSFIQAALGDQPRDILCGAADEVLAVLKNEKLRDKERRKEIDLLLGQTDDTRYHVLVNLGKKITDYGGDKEIQNMDDNIDETYGVNVQFESDEEEGDEDVYGEVREEASDDDMEGDEAVVRCTLSANLVASGELMSSKKKDLHPRDIDAFWLQRQLSRFYDDAIVSQKKADEVLEILKTASDDRECENQLVLLLGFNTFDFIKVLRQHRMMILYCTLLASAQSEAEKERIMGKMEADPELSKFLYQLHETEKEDLIREERSRRERVRQSRMDTDLETMDLDQGGEALAPRQVLDLEDLVFTQGSHFMANKRCQLPDGSFRRQRKGYEEVHVPALKPKPFGSEEQLLPVEKLPKYAQAGFEGFKTLNRIQSKLYRAALETDENLLLCAPTGAGKTNVALMCMLREIGKHINMDGTINVDDFKIIYIAPMRSLVQEMVGSFGKRLATYGITVAELTGDHQLCKEEISATQIIVCTPEKWDIITRKGGERTYTQLVRLIILDEIHLLHDDRGPVLEALVARAIRNIEMTQEDVRLIGLSATLPNYEDVATFLRVDPAKGLFYFDNSFRPVPLEQTYVGITEKKAIKRFQIMNEIVYEKIMEHAGKNQVLVFVHSRKETGKTARAIRDMCLEKDTLGLFLREGSASTEVLRTEAEQCKNLELKDLLPYGFAIHHAGMTRVDRTLVEDLFADKHIQVLVSTATLAWGVNLPAHTVIIKGTQVYSPEKGRWTELGALDILQMLGRAGRPQYDTKGEGILITSHGELQYYLSLLNQQLPIESQMVSKLPDMLNAEIVLGNVQNAKDAVNWLGYAYLYIRMLRSPTLYGISHDDLKGDPLLDQRRLDLVHTAALMLDKNNLVKYDKKTGNFQVTELGRIASHYYITNDTVQTYNQLLKPTLSEIELFRVFSLSSEFKNITVREEEKLELQKLLERVPIPVKESIEEPSAKINVLLQAFISQLKLEGFALMADMVYVTQSAGRLMRAIFEIVLNRGWAQLTDKTLNLCKMIDKRMWQSMCPLRQFRKLPEEVVKKIEKKNFPFERLYDLNHNEIGELIRMPKMGKTIHKYVHLFPKLELSVHLQPITRSTLKVELTITPDFQWDEKVHGSSEAFWILVEDVDSEVILHHEYFLLKAKYAQDEHLITFFVPVFEPLPPQYFIRVVSDRWLSCETQLPVSFRHLILPEKYPPPTELLDLQPLPVSALRNSAFESLYQDKFPFFNPIQTQVFNTVYNSDDNVFVGAPTGSGKTICAEFAILRMLLQNSEGRCVYITPMEALAEQVYMDWYEKFQDRLNKKVVLLTGETSTDLKLLGKGNIIISTPEKWDILSRRWKQRKNVQNINLFVVDEVHLIGGENGPVLEVICSRMRYISSQIERPIRIVALSSSLSNAKDVAHWLGCSATSTFNFHPNVRPVPLELHIQGFNISHTQTRLLSMAKPVYHAITKHSPKKPVIVFVPSRKQTRLTAIDILTTCAADIQRQRFLHCTEKDLIPYLEKLSDSTLKETLLNGVGYLHEGLSPMERRLVEQLFSSGAIQVVVASRSLCWGMNVAAHLVIIMDTQYYNGKIHAYVDYPIYDVLQMVGHANRPLQDDEGRCVIMCQGSKKDFFKKFLYEPLPVESHLDHCMHDHFNAEIVTKTIENKQDAVDYLTWTFLYRRMTQNPNYYNLQGISHRHLSDHLSELVEQTLSDLEQSKCISIEDEMDVAPLNLGMIAAYYYINYTTIELFSMSLNAKTKVRGLIEIISNAAEYENIPIRHHEDNLLRQLAQKVPHKLNNPKFNDPHVKTNLLLQAHLSRMQLSAELQSDTEEILSKAIRLIQACVDVLSSNGWLSPALAAMELAQMVTQAMWSKDSYLKQLPHFTSEHIKRCTDKGVESVFDIMEMEDEERNALLQLTDSQIADVARFCNRYPNIELSYEVVDKDSIRSGGPVVVLVQLEREEEVTGPVIAPLFPQKREEGWWVVIGDAKSNSLISIKRLTLQQKAKVKLDFVAPATGAHNYTLYFMSDAYMGCDQEYKFSVDVKEAETDSDSD, via the exons ATGGCGGACGTGACCGCCCGTAGCCTGCAGTACGAGTACAAGGCG AACTCAAATCTTGTGCTCCAAGCTGACCGCTCTCTCATTGACCGGACCCGCCGGGATGAACCCACAGGAGAGGTGCTATCCCTGGTTGGGAAACTGGAGGGAACCCGTATGGGAGATAAGGCTCAGCGGACCAAACCACAGATGCAGGAGGAAAGAAGAGCCAA GCGAAGAAAGCGTGATGAGGACCGGCATGACATCAACAAGATGAAGGGTTATACCCTGCTGTCAGAGGGCATTGATGAGATGGTGGGCATAATCTATAAGCCCAAAACTAAGGAGACCCGGGAGACCTATGAGGTGCTGCTCAGCTTCATCCAGGCTGCCCTTGGGGACCAG CCACGTGATATCCTTTGTGGGGCAGCTGATGAAGTTCTAGCTGTCCTAAAGAATGAAAAGCTGCGGGACAAGGAAAGGCGAAAGGAGATTGATCTGTTGCTGGGTCAGACAGATGATACCAGATACCATGTGCTAGTGAACTTGGGCAAAAAGATCACAGACTATGGTGGAGACAAGGAAATCCAAAATATGG ATGACAACATTGATGAGACATATGGTGTGAATGTGCAGTTTGAGTCCGATGAGGAG GAAGGTGATGAAGATGTGTACGGGGAGGTTCGAGAAGAGGCTTCAGATGATGACATGGAAGGAGATGAGGCTGTTGTGCGCTGCACCCTCTCGGCTAAT CTTGTGGCCTCAGGTGAACTAATGAGTTCCAAGAAGAAGGATTTGCACCCTCGGGATATTGATGCATTTTGGCTACAGCGGCAGCTCAGTCGTTTCTATGATGATGCCATTGTGTCTCAAAAGAAGGCAGATGAAGTATTGGAGATTTTGAAG ACGGCCAGTGATGATCGGGAATGTGAGAACCAGCTGGTTCTGCTCCTTGGTTTCAacacttttgattttattaaagtGTTGCGGCAGCACAGGATGATGA TTTTATACTGCACCTTGCTGGCCAGTGCACAGAGTGAAGCTGAAAAGGAAAGGATCATGGGAAAGATGGAAGCTGATCCAGAGCTATCCAAGTTCCTCTACCAGCTCCATGAAACTGAGAAGGAAGATCTAATCCGA GAAGAAAGGTCCCGGCGAGAGCGAGTTCGTCAGTCCCGAATGGACACAGATCTGGAAACCATGGATTTGGACCAGGGTGGAGAG GCACTGGCTCCACGGCAGGTTCTGGACTTGGAGGATCTGGTTTTTACCCAAGGGAGCCACTTCATGGCCAATAAACGCTGTCAGCTTCCTGATGGATCCTTTCGTCGCCAGCGTAAGGGCTATGAAGAGGTGCATGTGCCTGCTCTGAAGCCCAAGCCCTTTGGCTCAGAAGAA CAACTGCTTCCCGTGGAGAAGCTGCCAAAGTATGCCCAGGCTGGATTTGAGGGCTTCAAAACACTGAATCGGATCCAGAGTAAACTCTACCGTGCTGCCCTGGAGACGGATGAGAATCTGCTGCTGTGTGCTCCAACT GGTGCCGGGAAGACCAATGTGGCCCTGATGTGTATGCTCCGAGAGATAGGGAAACACATAAACATGGATGGCACTATCAATGTGGATGACTTCAAGATTATATATATTGCTCCCATGCGGTCTCTGGTGCAGGAGATGGTGGGCAGTTTTGGAAAG CGCCTGGCCACTTATGGCATCACTGTTGCTGAACTGACTGGGGACCATCAGCTGTGCAAGGAGGAGATCAGCGCCACTCAGATCATTGTCTGCACCCCTGAGAAGTGGGACATCATTACCCGCAAGGGTGGCGAGCGCACCTACACTCAGCTGGTGCGGCTCATCATTCTG GATGAGATCCATCTTCTCCACGATGACAGAGGTCCTGTCTTAGAAGCTTTGGTGGCCAGGGCCATCCGAAACATTGAGATGACCCAAGAGGATGTCCGACTCATTGGTCTTAGTGCCACGCTCCCCAACTATGAAGATGTGGCCACCTTTCTGCGCGTTGACCCTGCCAAGGGCCTCTTCTACTTTGACAACAG CTTCCGTCCAGTGCCTCTGGAACAGACTTATGTGGGCATAACAGAGAAAAAAGCTATCAAGCGTTTCCAGATCATGAATGAAATAGTGTATGAGAAAATCATGGAACATGCTGGAAAAAATCAG GTGCTGGTGTTTGTCCACTCCCGGAAGGAGACTGGGAAGACGGCCAGGGCCATCCGGGACATGTGCCTAGAGAAGGACACTCTGGGTCTGTTTCTGAGAGAGGGCTCAGCCTCCACGGAAGTCCTTCGGACAGAAGCTGAACAGTGCAAG AACCTGGAGCTGAAGGATCTTCTGCCTTACGGCTTTGCAATTCATCACGCAGGCATGACCAGAGTTGACCGAACGCTGGTGGAGGATCTCTTTGCTGATAAACATATTCAG GTTTTAGTTTCCACAGCAACTCTGGCTTGGGGTGTGAATCTCCCTGCACATACAGTCATCATCAAAGGCACCCAGGTGTACAGTCCAGAGAAGGGGCGCTGGACAGAACTGGGAGCTCTGGACATTCTGCAG ATGCTGGGACGTGCTGGACGACCCCAGTATGACACCAAGGGTGAAGGCATACTCATCACCTCCCATGGGGAGCTACAATACTACTTGTCCCTCCTCAATCAGCAACTTCCTATTGAGAGCCAGATGGTATCAAAGCTTCCTGACATGCTCAATGCAGAAATCGTGCTTGGAAATGTCCAAAATGCAAAG GATGCAGTGAACTGGCTGGGCTATGCCTACTTGTATATCCGAATGCTCCGATCCCCGACCCTTTATGGCATCTCTCATGATGACCTCAAGGGAGATCCCCTGCTGGACCAGCGCCGACTAGATCTAGTTCACACTGCTGCCCTGATGCTGGACAAGAACAATCTGGTCAAGTATGACAAGAAGACAGGCAACTTCCAG GTGACAGAACTGGGCCGTATAGCCAGCCACTACTACATTACCAATGACACAGTGCAGACCTACAACCAGCTGTTAAAGCCCACCCTGAGTGAGATTGAGCTTTTCAGAGTCTTCTCGTTGTCCTCAGAGTTCAAGAACATCACTGTGAGAGAG GAGGAGAAGCTGGAGCTGCAGAAGTTGCTGGAGAGGGTGCCCATCCCTGTAAAGGAAAGCATTGAGGAACCCAGTGCGAAG ATCAACGTGCTTCTCCAAGCTTTCATCTCGCAGCTGAAATTGGAGGGCTTTGCACTGATGGCTGACATGGTGTATGTTACACAG TCGGCTGGCCGTTTGATGCGTGCGATCTTTGAAATTGTCCTGAACCGAGGTTGGGCACAGCTTACAGACAAGACCCTGAACCTTTGCAAGATGATCGACAAACGCAT GTGGCAGTCCATGTGTCCTCTGCGCCAGTTCCGGAAACTCCCTGAGGAAGTAGTGAAGAAGATTGAGAAGAAAAACTTCCCCTTTGAGCGTCTGTATGACCTGAATCATAATGAGATAG GAGAGCTTATCCGCATGCCGAAGATGGGGAAGACCATCCACAAATATGTCCACCTGTTTCCCAAGTTGGAGTTGTCGGTGCACCTGCAGCCTATCACACGCTCCACCCTGAAAGTAGAGCTGACCATCACGCCGGATTTCCAGTGGGATGAAAAG GTCCATGGTTCATCAGAGGCCTTCTGGATTCTGGTGGAGGACGTAGACAGCGAGGTGATTCTGCACCATGAGTATTTTCTACTCAAGGCCAAGTATGCCCAGGACGAGCACCTCATTACATTCTTCGTGCCTGTCTTTGAACCGCTGCCCCCTCAGTACTTCATCCGAGTGGTGTCTGACCGCTGGCTGT CTTGTGAAACCCAGCTGCCTGTCTCCTTCCGGCACCTGATCCTCCCAGAGAAGTACCCACCTCCAACCGAACTTTTGGACCTGCAGCCCTTGCCCGTGTCTGCTCTGAGAAACAGTGCCTTTGAGAGCCTTTACCAagataaatttcctttcttcaatCCCATCCAGACCCAAG TGTTTAATACCGTGTACAACAGTGACGACAACGTGTTTGTGGGGGCCCCCACAGGCAGCGGGAAGACCATCTGTGCTGAGTTTGCCATCCTGCGCATGCTGCTGCAGAACTCGGAGGGGCGTTGTGTCTACATTACCCCCATGGAGGCCCTGGCAGAGCAG GTATACATGGACTGGTATGAGAAGTTCCAGGACAGGCTCAACAAGAAGGTGGTGCTCTTGACGGGGGAGACCAGCACGGACCTGAAGCTTCTGGGCAAAGGCAATATCATCATCAGCACCCCCGAGAAGTGGGACATACTTTCCCGGCGGTGGAAGCAACGCAAGAATGTCCAGAACATCAACCTCTTCGTGGTGGATGAGGTCCACCTTATTGGGGGCGAGAATGGG CCCGTCTTGGAAGTGATCTGCTCCCGCATGCGCTACATCTCCTCCCAGATTGAGCGGCCCATTCGCATTGTGGCACTTAGCTCCTCGCTCTCGAATGCTAAGGATGTGGCCCACTGGCTGGGCTGCAGTGCCACCTCCACTTTCAACTTCCACCCAAATGTGCGCCCCGTGCCCTTGGAGCTGCACATCCAG GGCTTCAACATCAGCCACACACAGACTCGCCTGCTCTCCATGGCCAAGCCTGTGTACCATGCGATCACTAAGCACTCGCCCAAGAAGCCCGTTATTGTTTTTGTGCCATCTCGTAAGCAGACCCGCCTCACTGCCATTGACATCCTCACCACTTGTGCAGCAGACATCCAGCggcagag GTTCTTGCACTGCACTGAGAAGGATCTGATCCCGTACCTGGAGAAGCTAAGTGACAGCACGCTCAAGGAGACGCTGTTAAATGgggtgggctacctgcatgagGGGCTCAGCCCCATGGAGCGACGCCTGGTGGAACAGCTCTTCAGCTCAG GGGCTATCCAGGTGGTGGTGGCTTCTCGGAGTCTCTGCTGGGGCATGAATGTGGCTGCCCACCTGGTGATCATCATGGACACCCAGTACTACAATGGCAAGATCCATGC CTACGTGGATTACCCCATTTATGACGTGCTTCAGATGGTGGGCCATGCCAACCGCCCTCTACAGGACGATGAGGGGCGCTGTGTCATCATGTGCCAGGGCTCCAAAAAG gatttcttcaaaaagttcttataCGAACCATTGCCAGTAGAGTCTCACCTGGACCACTGTATGCATGACCACTTCAATGCCGAGATTGTCACTAAGACTATTGAGAACAAGCAGGACGCTGTGGACTACCTCACCTGGACCTTTCTGTACCGCCGTATGACACAGAACCCCAATTATTACAACCTGCAGG GCATCTCCCATCGTCACTTGTCTGACCACTTGTCAGAGTTGGTGGAGCAGACTTTGAGTGACCTGGAGCAGTCCAAGTGCATCAGCATCGAGGACGAGATGGATGTGGCGCCTCTGAACCTGGGCATGATCGCTGCCTACTACTACATCAACTACACCACCATCG agCTCTTCAGTATGTCCCTGAATGCCAAGACCAAGGTGCGCGGGCTTATTGAGATCATCTCCAATGCAGCAGAATATGAGAACATTCCCATCCGGCACCATGAAGACAACCTCCTGCGGCAG TTGGCTCAGAAGGTCCCCCACAAGCTGAATAACCCCAAGTTCAATGATCCGCATGTCAAAACCAACCTGCTTCTGCAGGCTCACCTGTCGCGCATGCAGCTCAGTGCTGAACTGCAGTCAGATACGGAGGAAATCCTTAGTAAG GCAATCCGGCTCATCCAGGCCTGTGTGGACGTCCTCTCCAGCAATGGGTGGCTCAGCCCTGCTCTGGCAGCCATGGAACTGGCCCAGATGGTCACCCAAGCCATGTGGTCCAAGGACTCATACTTGAAGCAGCTGCCACACTTCACCTCAGAGCATATCAAACGTTGCACAGACAAG GGAGTGGAGAGTGTTTTCGACATCATGGAGATGGAGGATGAAGAACGGAATGCATTGCTTCAGCTGACTGACAGCCAGATCGCAGACGTGGCCCGCTTCTGTAACCGCTACCCTAATATTGAACTATCTTATGAAGTGGTGGATAAGGACAGCATCCGCAG TGGTGGGCCAGTTGTGGTGCTGGTGCAGCTGGAGCGAGAGGAGGAAGTCACAGGCCCTGTTATTGCGCCTCTGTTCCCACAG